In one window of Littorina saxatilis isolate snail1 linkage group LG11, US_GU_Lsax_2.0, whole genome shotgun sequence DNA:
- the LOC138980310 gene encoding uncharacterized protein isoform X2, which produces MAVNQEMCTDHDRIIANADFINGSAAADITDYDIRLNTNNNNMDLNGLKDLDLDAPHLSHLSSLPLPVYTSTPTIQRPYAKLFDSTVAFPKLDSTFDSGVGDTFHSSPSISETASPVVSELDSLSASDYLEADARAVSSPSLSSKPGIHRKRFKSPTRHERISSTPISQVLFGQSLVSSALNSKPYSFGDSKMTISPLQSGFNVYRQSGENVPRGSSPEHHPGGKKLCKEINSIWTDRVGDSELTDDEAYFSHSDSKLSASFLSPCSVDELSLRADHALSLSMVLKKFSPPVPDRLIGRNLGEEHFDIFTGLYSHAAPASGVIPWLDKYLAPIDFLRMSCVCWRWREICLNNKLIIRYRKHCARLYGSPDNKENTSQTRLKLLDSAEPDCMTRSSGHLGHVQPAVPTPVKLLTSTPTLYEQTRNTLRWGDSLRHCPFCHSVSKITEGTNNGVCQNQRCGVEFCLRCHSVDHGSSPCKVVIRRGKMDSVGSKKCKKNLRRLANLL; this is translated from the exons ATGGCAGTAAACCAAGAAATGTGCACTGATCATGACCGCATCATTGCCAACGCAGACTTCATCAACGGAAGTGCTGCAGCTGATATTACTGACTATGACATACGactcaacaccaacaacaacaacatggatCTCAACGGTCTGAAGGACTTGGATCTTGATGCACCGCATCTTTCCCATTTGTCATCCCTCCCACTCCCAGTATACACAAGCACACCAACCATCCAGAGACCTTATGCTAAACTTTTTGACAGCACTGTCGCATTTCCCAAACTGGATTCGACCTTCGACAGTGGTGTCGGCGACACTTTCCATTCCTCGCCCTCCATCTCCGAAACAGCCTCTCCAGTAGTATCTGAACTAGACTCACTGTCTGCCAGTGACTATTTGGAAGCGGATGCCAGGGCTGTATCTTCACCTTCACTTTCATCCAAACCTGGCATTCACAGAAAACGCTTCAAGTCCCCGACCAGGCATGAGAGAATTTCATCCACTCCAATCTCTCAGGTATTGTTCGGACAGTCGCTAGTCTCATCTGCACTGAACTCAAAGCCTTACAGCTTCGGTGACAGCAAAATGACCATCTCTCCGCTTCAGTCTGGCTTCAACGTCTACAGGCAGTCAGGGGAGAATGTACCGAGAGGTTCTTCGCCTGAGCACCACCCCGGTGGGAAGAAACTCTGCAAAGAAATCAACTCAATCTGGACTGACAGGGTTGGCGACAGTGAGCTGACCGACGATGAAGCGTACTTTTCACACTCAGATTCCAAACTGTCAGCATCGTTCCTAAGCCCCTGTTCTGTGGATGAGCTGAGCCTGAGAGCAGATCATGCTCTTAGCTTGAGTATGGTGCTGAAGAAGTTCTCTCCCCCTGTGCCAGACAGGCTGATTGGTCGCAACCTTGGAGAGGAGCACTTCGACATCTTCACCGGACTGTACAGCCATGCAGCTCCTGCCAGCGGTGTCATCCCTTGGTTGGATAAATACCTTGCACCAATCGACTTCCTCAG AATGAGTTGCGTGTGTTGGCGGTGGCGAGAAATCTGTCTGAACAACAAGCTGATCATCAGATATCGCAAACACTGCGCCAGGCTCTACGGCAGTCCTGACAACAAG GAGAACACTTCGCAGACAAGGCTGAAGCTGCTGGATTCGGCAGAGCCAGATTGTATGACACGTTCCTCGGGTCACCTGGGCCATGTGCAACCAGCCGTCCCCACCCCTGTGAAACTCCTCACTTCCACGCCTACTCTCTACGAACAG ACAAGGAATACGCTGAGATGGGGTGATTCGCTCCGTCACTGCCCGTTCTGTCACAGTGTATCCAAGATCACGGAGGGGACGAACAACGGGGTGTGTCAAAATCAGCGATGCGGGGTCGAATTTTGTCTCCGCTGCCATTCCGTCGACCATGGTTCTTCGCCCTGCAAGGTGGTGATAAGGCGAGGAAAAATGGACTCGGTGGGCAGCAAAAAGTGCAAGAAAAATCTGCGACGTCTTGCTAACTTATTATGA
- the LOC138980310 gene encoding uncharacterized protein isoform X1 has protein sequence MAPKMAVNQEMCTDHDRIIANADFINGSAAADITDYDIRLNTNNNNMDLNGLKDLDLDAPHLSHLSSLPLPVYTSTPTIQRPYAKLFDSTVAFPKLDSTFDSGVGDTFHSSPSISETASPVVSELDSLSASDYLEADARAVSSPSLSSKPGIHRKRFKSPTRHERISSTPISQVLFGQSLVSSALNSKPYSFGDSKMTISPLQSGFNVYRQSGENVPRGSSPEHHPGGKKLCKEINSIWTDRVGDSELTDDEAYFSHSDSKLSASFLSPCSVDELSLRADHALSLSMVLKKFSPPVPDRLIGRNLGEEHFDIFTGLYSHAAPASGVIPWLDKYLAPIDFLRMSCVCWRWREICLNNKLIIRYRKHCARLYGSPDNKENTSQTRLKLLDSAEPDCMTRSSGHLGHVQPAVPTPVKLLTSTPTLYEQTRNTLRWGDSLRHCPFCHSVSKITEGTNNGVCQNQRCGVEFCLRCHSVDHGSSPCKVVIRRGKMDSVGSKKCKKNLRRLANLL, from the exons ATGGCTCCCAAG ATGGCAGTAAACCAAGAAATGTGCACTGATCATGACCGCATCATTGCCAACGCAGACTTCATCAACGGAAGTGCTGCAGCTGATATTACTGACTATGACATACGactcaacaccaacaacaacaacatggatCTCAACGGTCTGAAGGACTTGGATCTTGATGCACCGCATCTTTCCCATTTGTCATCCCTCCCACTCCCAGTATACACAAGCACACCAACCATCCAGAGACCTTATGCTAAACTTTTTGACAGCACTGTCGCATTTCCCAAACTGGATTCGACCTTCGACAGTGGTGTCGGCGACACTTTCCATTCCTCGCCCTCCATCTCCGAAACAGCCTCTCCAGTAGTATCTGAACTAGACTCACTGTCTGCCAGTGACTATTTGGAAGCGGATGCCAGGGCTGTATCTTCACCTTCACTTTCATCCAAACCTGGCATTCACAGAAAACGCTTCAAGTCCCCGACCAGGCATGAGAGAATTTCATCCACTCCAATCTCTCAGGTATTGTTCGGACAGTCGCTAGTCTCATCTGCACTGAACTCAAAGCCTTACAGCTTCGGTGACAGCAAAATGACCATCTCTCCGCTTCAGTCTGGCTTCAACGTCTACAGGCAGTCAGGGGAGAATGTACCGAGAGGTTCTTCGCCTGAGCACCACCCCGGTGGGAAGAAACTCTGCAAAGAAATCAACTCAATCTGGACTGACAGGGTTGGCGACAGTGAGCTGACCGACGATGAAGCGTACTTTTCACACTCAGATTCCAAACTGTCAGCATCGTTCCTAAGCCCCTGTTCTGTGGATGAGCTGAGCCTGAGAGCAGATCATGCTCTTAGCTTGAGTATGGTGCTGAAGAAGTTCTCTCCCCCTGTGCCAGACAGGCTGATTGGTCGCAACCTTGGAGAGGAGCACTTCGACATCTTCACCGGACTGTACAGCCATGCAGCTCCTGCCAGCGGTGTCATCCCTTGGTTGGATAAATACCTTGCACCAATCGACTTCCTCAG AATGAGTTGCGTGTGTTGGCGGTGGCGAGAAATCTGTCTGAACAACAAGCTGATCATCAGATATCGCAAACACTGCGCCAGGCTCTACGGCAGTCCTGACAACAAG GAGAACACTTCGCAGACAAGGCTGAAGCTGCTGGATTCGGCAGAGCCAGATTGTATGACACGTTCCTCGGGTCACCTGGGCCATGTGCAACCAGCCGTCCCCACCCCTGTGAAACTCCTCACTTCCACGCCTACTCTCTACGAACAG ACAAGGAATACGCTGAGATGGGGTGATTCGCTCCGTCACTGCCCGTTCTGTCACAGTGTATCCAAGATCACGGAGGGGACGAACAACGGGGTGTGTCAAAATCAGCGATGCGGGGTCGAATTTTGTCTCCGCTGCCATTCCGTCGACCATGGTTCTTCGCCCTGCAAGGTGGTGATAAGGCGAGGAAAAATGGACTCGGTGGGCAGCAAAAAGTGCAAGAAAAATCTGCGACGTCTTGCTAACTTATTATGA